The proteins below come from a single Sphingomicrobium sediminis genomic window:
- a CDS encoding SH3 domain-containing protein — protein MQKGNGGLIAIIVILVAVIAFMLGRGDTELPFLSGDEDAAETDGANETEETTAQAEPAPPPTPARRAVRVGLDGPGSTACRSGALVANLPMTGGDNDFLAVREAPSSRATQVDKLGQGHPIIICDQNDAGTWIGIVYTNDNSLFRGRDRCGVMDRVPATRAYDGQCQSGWVYAKYVQVAG, from the coding sequence ATGCAAAAGGGTAATGGCGGGCTGATCGCCATCATCGTCATCTTGGTTGCCGTGATCGCGTTCATGCTGGGACGGGGGGATACGGAATTGCCGTTCCTGTCGGGCGACGAGGATGCGGCCGAGACCGACGGCGCTAACGAGACGGAGGAAACCACGGCGCAAGCCGAGCCCGCGCCGCCGCCGACACCTGCACGCCGCGCCGTGCGGGTCGGGCTGGATGGGCCGGGGTCGACTGCCTGCCGCTCGGGCGCGTTGGTCGCCAATCTGCCGATGACCGGGGGCGATAACGACTTCCTTGCCGTGCGCGAGGCACCGTCGTCGCGCGCCACGCAGGTCGACAAATTGGGACAGGGCCATCCCATCATCATCTGCGACCAGAATGATGCCGGCACCTGGATCGGCATCGTCTACACCAACGATAATTCGCTGTTTCGCGGTCGCGACCGGTGCGGTGTGATGGACCGTGTGCCCGCGACGCGTGCCTATGACGGCCAGTGTCAGTCGGGCTGGGTCTACGCCAAATATGTGCAGGTGGCCGGCTAA
- a CDS encoding helix-turn-helix domain-containing protein, with protein sequence MDRHPTPGRASADSDRGNRIAELRHTRGLTQVELANLLGTTHSQISMLEAGDRRLTQDWMARLSDALGVRPGELIEAQPDVPLIRVTAMPSDTNPYGGIFGGWLMSQMALAAGSLASRHSKGKAVVVAATDLAFPGAMEVGDELSVYAELVREGTTSMTIRATAKGRERDGEREFDVASGTFTFVATTADNKKRPIKP encoded by the coding sequence TTGGATCGTCATCCGACACCGGGTAGAGCTTCGGCCGACAGTGATCGCGGCAATCGCATCGCGGAATTGCGTCATACACGGGGCCTAACGCAGGTTGAGTTGGCCAACCTGTTGGGAACTACCCATAGCCAGATTTCAATGCTGGAGGCCGGAGATAGGCGGCTTACTCAAGATTGGATGGCGAGACTTTCCGATGCTTTGGGAGTGCGTCCGGGTGAGCTGATTGAAGCTCAGCCTGACGTACCCCTCATCCGCGTCACCGCCATGCCGTCGGACACCAATCCTTATGGCGGCATTTTCGGCGGCTGGCTGATGAGCCAGATGGCGCTCGCGGCGGGCTCGCTTGCCTCGCGTCATTCGAAGGGCAAGGCGGTCGTGGTCGCGGCCACCGACCTCGCTTTTCCCGGCGCAATGGAGGTTGGGGACGAACTCAGCGTCTATGCCGAACTGGTCCGCGAAGGCACGACCAGCATGACCATCCGCGCCACTGCCAAGGGACGCGAGCGCGACGGCGAACGCGAATTCGACGTCGCCAGCGGCACCTTCACCTTCGTCGCCACCACGGCCGACAACAAGAAGCGCCCGATCAAGCCCTAG
- a CDS encoding pyruvate dehydrogenase complex dihydrolipoamide acetyltransferase yields MATELKMPALSPTMEEGTLAKWLVKEGDTISSGDLLAEIETDKATMEFEAVDEGVLLKILVEEGTDNVAVGTVIAMVGEEGEEVSAPSADAPTPEAKSAPEAAPTPDKGYGRDSAPAPASAPAPAETKAPAAPTKDGERVKASPLARRLAEAQGIDLTTLTGTGPNGRIVRADIDAAAGKAPASQAAAAPASAPAPAAAPADVEPLEIPHEVEKLSNMRKTIARRLTEAKQQIPHIYLTVDCQLDELLKLRSQLNKSLEDRGIKLSVNDMLIKALALALIEVPECNVSFAGTDLIKYSRADISVAVSIDGGLITPIIENANERSMSSISTAMKELAGLAKEGKLQPHQYQGGTASISNMGMFGIKQFDAVINPPQAMILAVGAGEKRPHVIDDSLQIATVMSATGSFDHRAIDGADGARLMQAFKKLVENPMGLVA; encoded by the coding sequence ATGGCAACCGAACTGAAAATGCCCGCGCTTTCGCCCACGATGGAAGAGGGCACGCTGGCCAAGTGGCTGGTCAAGGAAGGCGATACGATCAGTTCGGGCGACCTTCTCGCCGAGATCGAGACCGACAAGGCGACCATGGAATTCGAAGCCGTGGACGAGGGGGTGCTCCTGAAAATCCTCGTCGAGGAAGGCACCGACAATGTTGCGGTCGGCACCGTGATCGCGATGGTCGGCGAGGAAGGCGAGGAAGTTTCCGCGCCGTCCGCCGACGCGCCCACACCCGAAGCCAAGAGCGCACCCGAAGCCGCGCCGACGCCCGACAAGGGCTATGGCCGCGACAGCGCGCCTGCACCTGCTTCAGCACCCGCGCCTGCCGAGACCAAGGCCCCCGCCGCGCCGACCAAGGATGGCGAGCGGGTGAAGGCCTCGCCGCTGGCGCGCCGCCTTGCCGAAGCGCAGGGCATCGATCTCACCACGCTGACGGGCACCGGCCCCAATGGCCGCATCGTGCGTGCCGACATTGACGCGGCGGCTGGCAAGGCACCGGCTTCGCAGGCTGCTGCGGCCCCGGCCAGTGCGCCCGCACCGGCGGCTGCGCCTGCGGACGTCGAACCGCTGGAAATCCCGCACGAGGTCGAGAAGCTCTCGAACATGCGCAAGACGATTGCGCGTCGCCTGACCGAGGCGAAGCAGCAGATCCCGCATATCTACCTGACGGTCGACTGCCAACTCGACGAACTGCTCAAGCTGCGCAGCCAGCTGAACAAGAGCCTAGAGGATCGCGGCATCAAATTGAGCGTCAACGACATGCTGATCAAGGCGCTTGCGCTGGCGCTCATCGAAGTGCCCGAGTGCAACGTATCGTTCGCCGGCACCGACCTCATCAAATATTCGCGCGCCGATATTTCGGTCGCGGTCAGTATCGATGGCGGGCTCATCACCCCGATCATCGAGAATGCCAATGAGCGCAGCATGTCGAGCATCTCGACCGCGATGAAGGAGCTGGCCGGGCTCGCCAAGGAAGGCAAGCTGCAACCGCACCAATATCAGGGTGGCACGGCGAGCATCTCCAACATGGGCATGTTCGGCATCAAGCAGTTCGACGCCGTCATCAATCCGCCCCAAGCGATGATCCTGGCGGTCGGCGCGGGCGAAAAGCGCCCCCACGTCATCGACGACAGCTTGCAGATCGCGACCGTCATGAGCGCCACCGGCAGTTTTGACCACCGCGCCATCGACGGCGCCGACGGCGCGCGCCTGATGCAGGCGTTCAAGAAGCTGGTCGAAAACCCGATGGGGTTGGTGGCTTAG
- a CDS encoding universal stress protein, with the protein MPQTYLVIVNERDEAKVSLRFAAKRALKTDRSVDVLAIVEPQEFVSWGGVQAAIEEEDMLRVEAAIAATVGEIVESSGLKPNIIIRQGDPIKVIKEIIHERDDLASLVLGAAPGKNPGPIVKHFTGEGAGDLPCPVLLVPGGLDDERIELLA; encoded by the coding sequence ATGCCGCAAACCTATCTCGTGATCGTGAACGAACGCGACGAGGCAAAAGTGTCGCTGCGCTTTGCCGCCAAGCGCGCGCTGAAGACCGATCGCAGCGTCGATGTGCTGGCCATCGTCGAGCCGCAGGAGTTCGTCTCCTGGGGCGGCGTACAGGCGGCGATCGAGGAAGAAGACATGCTCCGCGTCGAGGCCGCCATCGCCGCAACGGTCGGCGAAATCGTCGAGAGTTCGGGATTGAAGCCCAACATCATCATCCGCCAGGGCGACCCCATCAAGGTGATCAAGGAAATCATCCACGAGCGTGATGACCTCGCCTCGCTCGTCCTCGGCGCCGCGCCGGGCAAGAATCCCGGCCCCATTGTCAAACATTTCACGGGCGAAGGCGCAGGCGATTTGCCCTGCCCGGTCCTGCTGGTCCCGGGCGGGTTGGATGATGAACGGATTGAGCTGCTGGCCTAA
- a CDS encoding GAF domain-containing protein yields MYDFKIEAGDKGAFYDELAAALESLVAGESDGIANMANAASLIMEQLDDLNWAGFYRNVDGELVLGPFQGRAACIRIPFGKGVCGAAAETLETQRVEDVHAFPGHIACDAASRSELVVPIVRNGELVAVLDLDSPSPNRFDAEDQAGCEKLAAILTDAI; encoded by the coding sequence ATGTACGACTTCAAGATCGAGGCAGGCGACAAGGGCGCCTTTTATGACGAGCTGGCCGCCGCGCTGGAAAGCCTCGTCGCGGGCGAGAGCGACGGCATCGCCAACATGGCCAATGCGGCCAGCCTCATCATGGAACAGTTGGACGATCTCAACTGGGCCGGTTTCTATCGCAATGTCGATGGCGAGCTGGTGCTGGGACCGTTCCAGGGGCGCGCGGCCTGCATCCGCATTCCATTCGGCAAGGGCGTGTGCGGTGCAGCCGCCGAAACGCTTGAAACACAGCGGGTCGAGGATGTGCATGCCTTCCCCGGCCACATCGCCTGCGATGCGGCGAGCCGGAGCGAACTGGTCGTGCCGATCGTGCGGAACGGCGAACTGGTCGCCGTGCTCGACCTCGACAGCCCGAGCCCCAATCGCTTCGATGCGGAAGATCAGGCGGGTTGCGAGAAGCTCGCGGCGATCCTCACCGACGCCATTTAG
- the arfB gene encoding alternative ribosome rescue aminoacyl-tRNA hydrolase ArfB, translating to MSPEEVDIPEEALDETFLAGSSPGGQHANTSETGVQLRVDLMALGLNGRVLNRLRHLAGSKVTKDRKELIITAKGSRSRKGNREEARTRLAELIAKAHLVPKKRKKTKPSWSAKQKRVDRKVKRGQKKALRGKVDLRKH from the coding sequence ATGTCGCCTGAAGAGGTCGATATTCCCGAAGAGGCGCTGGACGAGACCTTCCTCGCCGGCTCCAGCCCGGGCGGCCAGCATGCCAATACGTCGGAGACGGGGGTGCAGTTGCGCGTCGATCTGATGGCGTTGGGGCTCAATGGGCGCGTGCTCAACCGACTGCGTCATCTGGCGGGCTCCAAGGTCACCAAGGACCGCAAGGAGCTGATCATCACCGCGAAGGGCTCGCGTAGCCGCAAGGGCAATCGCGAGGAAGCGCGGACACGCCTTGCGGAGCTGATCGCCAAGGCCCATCTGGTTCCCAAGAAACGCAAGAAGACCAAGCCGAGCTGGAGCGCCAAGCAGAAGCGCGTCGACCGCAAGGTGAAGCGCGGGCAGAAAAAGGCGCTGCGCGGCAAGGTCGATCTACGCAAGCACTGA
- a CDS encoding RluA family pseudouridine synthase yields MDLEKRIIFIDADVLVLDKPAGLPVDTPRRGGDSLEGRLPQLRQNYKRLPAIMHRLDQDTSGCLLLARHPPARKWVQAAFEAHEVRKRYLAVVGGEVEGEEGTIDLPLGKISSEAAGWRMTHDPNGKPAITHWKKLAVVDGKTMVEFVPETGRTHQIRVHAREGLGHGIVGDRVYGFPGGPMLLHAERLAVPRPKSKMLKVSAPLPDHFGDWKAHVA; encoded by the coding sequence ATGGATTTGGAAAAGCGCATAATTTTCATCGATGCCGACGTGCTCGTGCTCGACAAGCCGGCCGGCCTGCCGGTTGATACGCCGCGTCGCGGCGGTGATTCGCTCGAAGGGCGGCTGCCGCAGCTGAGGCAGAATTACAAACGCCTGCCCGCGATCATGCACCGGCTCGACCAGGATACGTCGGGCTGCCTGCTGCTGGCGCGTCACCCGCCGGCGCGCAAATGGGTGCAGGCCGCCTTCGAGGCGCATGAGGTGCGCAAGCGCTATCTCGCGGTCGTCGGCGGCGAAGTCGAGGGCGAGGAAGGCACGATCGACCTGCCTTTGGGCAAGATATCGAGCGAGGCGGCGGGCTGGCGCATGACGCATGACCCGAATGGCAAGCCCGCCATCACCCATTGGAAGAAGCTGGCGGTCGTGGACGGCAAGACGATGGTCGAGTTCGTGCCCGAGACGGGGCGGACGCACCAGATTCGCGTGCACGCGCGCGAGGGATTGGGCCACGGCATTGTCGGCGACCGTGTCTACGGCTTCCCCGGCGGACCGATGCTGCTCCACGCCGAGCGGCTCGCCGTGCCGCGGCCCAAGAGCAAGATGCTCAAAGTCAGCGCGCCGCTTCCCGACCATTTTGGCGACTGGAAAGCCCATGTCGCCTGA
- the ctrA gene encoding response regulator transcription factor CtrA, with protein sequence MRVLLIEDEATIAKSIDMMLSTEGFNVYTTDLGEEGLDLGKLYDYDIILLDLNLPDMHGYDVLKKLRTAKVQTPVLILSGIGEMDSKVRALGFGADDYVTKPFHRDELVARIHAIVRRSKGHSQSVIRTGKLAVNLDAKTVEVDGNRVHLTGKEYAMLELLSLRKGTTLTKEMFLNHLYGGMDEPELKIIDVFICKLRKKLSLACGGENYIETVWGRGYVLRDPEEGKDGAEAAA encoded by the coding sequence ATGCGGGTACTCTTGATCGAAGACGAAGCCACGATCGCCAAAAGCATCGACATGATGCTCTCGACCGAAGGCTTTAATGTCTACACCACCGATCTTGGCGAAGAAGGCCTCGATCTGGGCAAGCTCTACGATTACGACATCATCCTTCTCGACCTCAACCTGCCGGACATGCACGGCTATGACGTCCTGAAGAAGCTGCGCACCGCCAAGGTGCAGACGCCGGTCCTGATCCTGTCGGGTATCGGCGAAATGGATTCGAAGGTCCGCGCGCTGGGCTTCGGCGCCGACGATTATGTCACCAAGCCGTTCCACCGCGACGAGTTGGTCGCCCGCATCCACGCCATCGTCCGTCGTTCGAAAGGCCACAGCCAGTCGGTCATCCGCACCGGCAAGCTGGCCGTGAACCTCGATGCCAAGACGGTCGAAGTGGACGGCAACCGCGTCCACCTCACGGGCAAGGAATATGCGATGCTGGAGCTGCTTTCGCTCCGCAAGGGCACCACGCTCACCAAGGAAATGTTCCTCAACCACCTTTATGGCGGCATGGACGAGCCCGAACTCAAGATCATCGACGTCTTCATCTGCAAGCTGCGCAAGAAACTCTCGCTCGCTTGCGGCGGTGAAAATTACATCGAAACCGTCTGGGGCCGCGGCTACGTGCTGCGCGATCCGGAAGAAGGCAAGGACGGCGCCGAAGCGGCGGCCTAA
- a CDS encoding HD-GYP domain-containing protein, protein MLGAFSYALDLTEGQPAGHSVRCAYIAGRMGATLGLNAEDRRALHYAVLLKDLGCSSNAARIAELYATDDRDFKQSWKTIPTGLPATLKFVFSKTGEGGPMGTKIAKIANILKNGDDIAQEMIETRCTRGADISRQLRFGEEVAEAIFSLDEHWDGSGRPEKLSGDAIPLFARIALLCQVADVFHQHAGREAVLAELAHRSGSWLDPQLVRLFADISRDPQFWRDLESPHVDTLSTAMVGLEDRVDVDDDYLDDIAAAFGAVVDAKSPYTGGHSTRVADFAGSMGRIMGLDAGQGRWLHRAALLHDIGKLGVSSLVLEKPGKLGDDEWVEMRDHAAQTHAILSRIGCMADMAPVAAAHHERLDGRGYPLQLDERTISVETRIITACDFYDALTADRPYRAAMPRAKALEIIGNEVGKAVDGACYEALVAVTR, encoded by the coding sequence TTGCTCGGCGCCTTCTCCTATGCCCTCGACCTGACCGAAGGCCAGCCGGCCGGGCATAGCGTGCGCTGCGCCTATATTGCCGGGCGAATGGGCGCGACATTGGGCCTGAATGCCGAGGATCGCCGGGCGCTCCATTATGCGGTGCTGCTCAAGGATCTTGGCTGTTCGAGCAATGCGGCGCGGATTGCCGAGCTTTATGCGACCGACGATCGCGACTTCAAACAGAGCTGGAAGACCATTCCGACCGGCCTGCCGGCAACGCTGAAGTTCGTCTTTTCGAAGACGGGCGAGGGCGGTCCGATGGGCACCAAGATCGCCAAGATCGCCAACATCCTCAAGAATGGCGACGATATCGCGCAGGAGATGATCGAGACGCGCTGCACGCGCGGTGCCGATATTTCGAGACAGCTTCGCTTTGGCGAGGAGGTAGCCGAGGCGATCTTCAGTCTTGACGAGCATTGGGACGGGTCGGGTCGGCCGGAGAAACTGAGCGGGGATGCGATTCCGCTGTTCGCGCGCATCGCGCTGCTGTGCCAGGTCGCCGATGTATTCCACCAGCATGCCGGGCGAGAGGCGGTCCTCGCGGAATTGGCGCATCGCAGTGGCAGCTGGCTCGATCCGCAACTTGTCCGCTTGTTCGCGGACATTTCGCGCGATCCGCAATTCTGGCGCGACCTTGAAAGCCCGCACGTCGATACGCTGTCGACGGCGATGGTCGGGCTCGAGGATCGTGTCGATGTGGATGACGATTATCTCGACGACATCGCCGCCGCTTTCGGCGCGGTCGTCGATGCCAAGAGCCCCTATACGGGCGGCCACTCGACCCGTGTCGCCGACTTTGCCGGCTCGATGGGCCGGATCATGGGGCTCGATGCGGGGCAGGGCCGCTGGCTCCACCGCGCCGCATTGCTACACGATATCGGCAAATTGGGCGTGTCGAGCCTGGTGCTCGAGAAGCCGGGCAAACTTGGCGATGACGAATGGGTGGAAATGCGCGACCATGCCGCGCAGACCCATGCCATTCTGAGCCGCATCGGCTGCATGGCCGACATGGCTCCGGTCGCCGCCGCCCACCACGAGCGGCTCGACGGCAGGGGCTATCCGCTACAATTGGACGAACGCACTATCTCGGTCGAGACGCGAATCATCACGGCCTGCGATTTTTATGACGCGCTCACTGCCGACCGCCCCTATCGCGCTGCCATGCCCCGCGCAAAAGCGCTGGAGATTATCGGCAACGAGGTCGGGAAAGCTGTCGATGGGGCCTGCTACGAGGCGCTGGTGGCGGTAACGCGCTAA
- a CDS encoding arginyltransferase gives MSAPFRFPKFFVTNPAPCPYLPDKVERKVFTELNGDNAADLNEALGRIGFRRSQSVAYRPSCVDCSACVSVRVRTEDFEPSRSQRRLIKNNQDIDVTACKPWTTDEQYDLLRQYLSARHPGGGMAEMDEHDYADMVEQTPVRTYVVEYREPDDEYGRPGRLIGACLSDQQSDGLSMIYSFFDTGPDARKGLGTYIILDHIMRAKQAGLPYVYLGYWVEGSDRMAYKAKFRPLERLGREGWGPMDGTGEDDVAARRRTPPVRHMTTRKLPMK, from the coding sequence GTGAGCGCACCATTCCGCTTCCCCAAATTTTTCGTCACCAATCCCGCGCCCTGTCCCTATCTGCCGGACAAGGTCGAGCGGAAGGTGTTTACGGAATTGAACGGCGACAATGCCGCCGACCTCAACGAAGCGTTGGGGCGGATCGGTTTTCGCCGCTCGCAGTCCGTCGCCTATCGTCCGTCCTGCGTCGATTGTTCGGCCTGTGTGTCGGTGCGCGTGCGGACCGAGGATTTCGAGCCGAGCCGCTCGCAGCGCCGCCTGATCAAGAATAACCAGGATATCGACGTCACTGCCTGCAAGCCGTGGACCACGGACGAGCAATATGACCTGCTTCGCCAATATCTCTCGGCGCGTCATCCTGGTGGCGGCATGGCCGAGATGGACGAGCATGATTATGCCGACATGGTGGAGCAGACGCCGGTGCGTACCTATGTTGTCGAATATCGCGAGCCCGACGATGAATATGGCCGCCCGGGCCGGTTGATCGGTGCCTGCCTATCCGACCAGCAGTCGGACGGGCTGAGCATGATTTACAGCTTCTTCGATACGGGGCCCGACGCGCGCAAGGGGCTCGGCACTTACATCATCCTCGATCACATCATGCGCGCCAAGCAGGCGGGCCTGCCCTATGTCTATCTCGGCTATTGGGTCGAGGGGTCGGACCGCATGGCCTACAAGGCCAAGTTCCGCCCGCTGGAGCGCTTGGGCCGCGAGGGCTGGGGCCCGATGGACGGCACCGGCGAGGACGATGTCGCGGCACGCCGCCGCACCCCGCCTGTCCGTCACATGACGACGCGAAAGCTGCCGATGAAATAG
- a CDS encoding threonine ammonia-lyase — protein MEREISIEDIRAAAARIEGAVVDTPMSKSRTLSEIVGADIWLKFENLQFTAAYKERGALNKLRQLSPEECKRGVIAASAGNHAQAVAYHGARLGIPVTIVMPAPTPTIKVEQTEGHGAHCVLEGKVFDDAYAHAQALADEKGYVFVHPFDDPDVIAGQGTVGLEMLRDVPDLDVLVVPIGGGGLMSGIAIAAKAINPDIELVGVEAEMFPAMKCIIEGKGTITGGDTLAEGIAVKEPGKITRAIIADLVDRIELVPEAAIEHAVALLVGIEKTVVEGAGAAGLALLLDQPDAFKGKKVGTVLCGGNIDPHLLSNVLVRELVRAGRIARLKIAAEDRPGALAAITAKFHEHRVNILETNHHRIFNALPAKDTLIEVECEARDAAAIDRLVDALEECGFNVERADRLSAAEGH, from the coding sequence ATGGAGAGGGAAATTTCTATTGAAGATATCCGCGCCGCTGCTGCGCGGATCGAGGGCGCTGTCGTCGACACGCCCATGTCGAAGAGCCGGACGCTGAGCGAGATTGTCGGTGCCGACATCTGGCTCAAGTTCGAAAACCTGCAATTCACCGCGGCCTATAAAGAGCGCGGCGCACTCAACAAGCTGCGCCAGCTGAGCCCCGAGGAATGCAAGCGCGGCGTGATTGCCGCGAGCGCGGGCAACCATGCGCAGGCGGTCGCCTATCACGGCGCGCGCCTCGGCATTCCCGTCACCATCGTGATGCCCGCGCCCACCCCCACCATCAAGGTCGAGCAGACCGAGGGTCATGGCGCGCATTGCGTGCTGGAAGGCAAGGTGTTCGACGATGCCTATGCCCATGCGCAGGCGCTGGCCGACGAGAAGGGCTATGTTTTCGTCCACCCGTTCGATGACCCCGACGTCATTGCCGGGCAGGGGACGGTCGGCCTCGAAATGCTGCGCGACGTGCCCGATCTCGACGTGCTGGTTGTGCCGATCGGTGGCGGCGGGCTGATGAGCGGCATCGCGATTGCGGCCAAGGCGATCAATCCCGACATCGAACTGGTCGGCGTCGAGGCCGAGATGTTTCCGGCGATGAAATGCATCATCGAAGGCAAGGGCACGATTACGGGCGGCGATACGCTGGCCGAGGGCATTGCGGTCAAGGAGCCCGGCAAGATCACCCGAGCGATCATCGCCGACCTGGTCGACCGGATCGAACTAGTCCCCGAAGCGGCCATCGAGCATGCGGTCGCTTTGCTGGTGGGGATCGAGAAGACGGTGGTCGAGGGAGCAGGGGCCGCTGGCCTCGCGCTGTTGCTCGACCAACCGGACGCATTCAAGGGCAAGAAGGTCGGCACCGTGCTGTGCGGCGGCAATATCGACCCGCACCTCCTGTCCAACGTGCTGGTGCGCGAACTGGTGCGCGCGGGGCGTATCGCACGGCTCAAGATTGCTGCGGAAGACCGCCCCGGCGCGCTTGCGGCGATCACGGCGAAATTCCACGAGCATCGCGTCAACATCCTCGAGACCAACCATCATCGCATCTTCAATGCGTTGCCCGCCAAGGACACGTTGATCGAGGTGGAGTGCGAGGCGCGCGACGCGGCGGCGATCGACCGGCTGGTCGATGCGCTGGAGGAATGCGGCTTCAATGTGGAGCGTGCCGATCGCCTCAGCGCGGCCGAGGGGCATTAA